One window of the Streptomyces asoensis genome contains the following:
- a CDS encoding LysR family transcriptional regulator yields the protein MGAAFSVDLRRLTVLRELERRGSLARTAEALHLTPSAVSQQLAALARDLGVPLTERDGRGVRLTGQARVLLAHAEIIAAQLEEARADLAAYGEGGRGAVTVGCFSSGILGLLPAALRALRNRFPHLRVDVVEAEPPDLFTALDGGQVDVAVAVDFAAAPPHTDRRYTRENLLTDVLDVALPPDHRLAERAEVPLRELATDVWIVGNALSCCGAVTRSVCAAAGFTPDIRHDVNDWAALAGLVEAGQGVALVPRLVRSLYAHRELALRPAQGEPPSRNVFVAVRAGAERDPVVAAVREELRTAAARVPA from the coding sequence TTGGGTGCCGCCTTCTCCGTCGACCTGCGCCGGCTGACCGTCCTGCGCGAGCTGGAGCGCCGGGGCAGCCTGGCGCGGACGGCCGAGGCCCTGCATCTCACCCCCTCGGCGGTCTCCCAGCAGCTCGCCGCCCTCGCCCGCGACCTGGGCGTACCGCTCACGGAACGGGACGGCAGAGGCGTACGCCTCACCGGTCAGGCGCGGGTCCTGCTCGCGCATGCCGAGATCATCGCCGCTCAACTGGAGGAGGCCCGCGCGGACCTGGCGGCGTACGGGGAGGGCGGCCGGGGCGCGGTGACCGTCGGCTGTTTCTCCAGCGGCATCCTGGGGCTGCTGCCGGCCGCGCTGCGGGCGTTGCGGAACCGGTTTCCGCACCTGCGCGTGGACGTCGTGGAGGCCGAGCCGCCGGATCTGTTCACCGCGCTCGACGGCGGGCAGGTCGATGTGGCCGTCGCCGTCGACTTCGCGGCCGCTCCCCCGCACACCGACCGCCGTTACACCCGCGAGAACCTGCTGACGGACGTCCTGGACGTCGCCCTCCCGCCCGACCATCGCCTCGCGGAGCGCGCCGAGGTGCCGTTGCGCGAGCTGGCCACGGACGTCTGGATCGTCGGGAACGCCCTCAGCTGCTGCGGGGCGGTGACCCGTTCGGTCTGCGCGGCGGCCGGGTTCACGCCCGACATCCGGCACGACGTGAACGACTGGGCCGCGCTGGCGGGTCTGGTGGAGGCGGGGCAGGGGGTGGCGCTGGTGCCCCGGCTGGTGCGGTCGCTGTACGCCCACCGGGAACTGGCGCTGCGCCCGGCGCAGGGCGAGCCGCCGTCCCGGAACGTCTTCGTCGCCGTACGGGCCGGGGCCGAGCGGGATCCGGTGGTGGCGGCGGTGCGGGAGGAACTGCGTACGGCTGCCGCCCGCGTGCCGGCATGA
- a CDS encoding alpha/beta hydrolase, whose product MTTRSCLILHGWQNHRPEGHWQHWLADRLTELGHEAVYPQLPDPDDPDLEVWLTELARHLDRLAAGSERVVVAHSLSVLLWLHAVARDLPGLAGVDRVLLVAPPSGSVLARYPEVEGFGFAGNVLGPRLDGRTLPHPTRLVAGDDDPYLPEGVQAAYGDPLGLTAELLPGAAHLDLDAGYGSWPSVLEWCLDGEAKLTVR is encoded by the coding sequence ATGACCACGCGCTCCTGTCTCATCCTCCACGGCTGGCAGAACCACCGCCCCGAGGGCCACTGGCAGCACTGGCTCGCGGACCGCCTCACCGAACTCGGCCACGAGGCCGTCTACCCGCAGCTGCCCGACCCGGACGACCCCGACCTGGAGGTGTGGCTGACGGAGCTGGCCCGCCACCTCGACCGGCTCGCCGCCGGTTCCGAGCGGGTGGTCGTCGCCCACAGCCTCTCGGTCCTGCTCTGGCTGCACGCCGTCGCCCGCGACCTGCCGGGACTCGCGGGCGTCGACCGGGTGCTGCTGGTGGCTCCGCCGTCCGGCTCGGTCCTCGCGCGGTATCCGGAGGTCGAGGGGTTCGGGTTCGCCGGGAACGTCCTCGGGCCGCGGCTCGACGGCCGCACCCTCCCGCACCCCACCCGGCTCGTCGCCGGGGACGACGACCCCTACCTCCCGGAAGGCGTGCAGGCGGCCTACGGCGACCCCCTGGGCCTCACCGCCGAGCTCCTCCCGGGCGCTGCCCACCTCGACCTGGACGCCGGGTACGGCTCCTGGCCGTCGGTGCTGGAGTGGTGCCTGGACGGGGAGGCGAAGCTCACGGTGCGGTAG
- a CDS encoding sugar phosphate isomerase/epimerase family protein, whose protein sequence is MKLAFSTLGVPGAPLSEVLRLAVAHGYHGVELRAHPEEPVHPGLSPDERVDAAARFKAAGVEILGLAGYPRVAAPGDDEPVIEEIRELVSLARDLGAPFVRVFPGGEDEHADAIAARRLGTAAEYAADLGVRILLETHDSHRTGADAIRVLGLVGHRQVGALWDVMHTWLGGEQPHETYAALSPYLGYVQVKDIASAEDSTPLALGAGVLPLAECVEVLTRNGWDGWLCWEYEQRWYENAEPLPGLLSAGREHLGRLLNDSA, encoded by the coding sequence ATGAAGCTCGCCTTCTCCACCCTCGGTGTTCCCGGTGCCCCCCTGTCCGAGGTGCTGCGGCTCGCGGTCGCGCACGGGTATCACGGCGTGGAGCTGCGCGCCCATCCGGAGGAGCCGGTTCATCCGGGGCTGAGTCCGGACGAACGGGTCGACGCCGCCGCCCGGTTCAAGGCGGCGGGCGTCGAGATCCTGGGGCTCGCGGGCTATCCGCGGGTCGCCGCGCCGGGCGACGACGAGCCCGTGATCGAGGAGATCCGGGAACTCGTCTCCCTCGCCCGTGACCTCGGGGCGCCCTTCGTCCGGGTCTTTCCCGGCGGCGAGGACGAGCACGCCGACGCCATCGCCGCCCGGCGGCTCGGCACCGCCGCCGAGTACGCCGCCGACCTCGGCGTACGCATCCTGCTGGAGACCCACGACTCGCACCGGACCGGCGCGGACGCCATCCGGGTGCTCGGCCTCGTCGGGCATCGCCAGGTCGGTGCGCTCTGGGACGTCATGCACACCTGGCTGGGCGGTGAGCAGCCGCACGAAACCTACGCGGCGCTCTCGCCGTATCTCGGATACGTGCAGGTCAAGGACATCGCCTCGGCCGAGGACAGCACTCCGCTGGCGCTCGGCGCCGGGGTGCTGCCGCTCGCCGAGTGCGTGGAGGTGCTGACCCGGAACGGCTGGGACGGGTGGCTGTGCTGGGAGTACGAGCAGCGCTGGTACGAGAACGCCGAGCCCCTGCCCGGCCTGCTGAGCGCCGGCCGCGAACACCTCGGACGGCTGCTGAACGACTCCGCGTGA
- a CDS encoding MFS transporter has product MSLLSRVLVDVRPLRSSPVFRRLLIGRTVSTLGGFMTMVTVMYQVWDTTHSSVWSGAVGLAQALPLIGVGLFAGAWVDRADRRRAYLLSTVGSAACSVLLAVQGFTGQVPVAVVLALVAVQSSFGAIGAPAAGVFLPRLLPKDQVAAGLALNQVTGQAMMLLGPAVAGVVLGWWGVGVCYLVDALTFGMAFYGAYGLPALPPEGEKSRPGVHGVLDGLRFLTGHRAVRGALLVDLAATVLAMPASLFPLVNEERFGGDPRTLGLFLSALAVGGVAATALSGPVTRLARPGPVMLCSAGVWGAALALFGLTTSAWAGLGMLAVAGAADSVAVLSRATIVQTRTPDSLLGRVTAAEAIVGQAGPNLGNLRGGVVAGWTSGTTALITGGLMCLAAVTAVGTTTPELRGARAGGTDPQTPGRPAAESAAPVTPPATAPPATAP; this is encoded by the coding sequence ATGAGTCTCCTGTCCAGGGTCCTGGTCGACGTTCGTCCTCTTCGTTCCTCCCCCGTCTTCCGGCGGCTGCTGATCGGGCGCACGGTGTCCACGCTCGGTGGCTTCATGACCATGGTCACCGTCATGTACCAGGTCTGGGACACGACCCACAGCTCGGTCTGGAGCGGCGCGGTCGGGCTGGCGCAGGCGCTGCCGCTGATCGGCGTCGGGCTGTTCGCGGGCGCCTGGGTGGACCGGGCCGACCGGCGCCGCGCGTATCTCCTGAGCACCGTCGGCTCGGCGGCCTGCTCCGTCCTGCTGGCCGTACAGGGCTTCACCGGGCAGGTGCCGGTGGCCGTGGTGCTCGCGCTGGTGGCGGTGCAGTCGTCGTTCGGGGCGATCGGCGCGCCCGCGGCGGGCGTGTTCCTGCCCCGGCTGCTGCCCAAGGACCAGGTGGCCGCCGGTCTCGCCCTGAACCAGGTCACCGGCCAGGCGATGATGCTGCTCGGGCCGGCCGTCGCCGGTGTCGTGCTCGGCTGGTGGGGCGTCGGCGTGTGCTACCTGGTGGACGCCCTCACCTTCGGCATGGCCTTCTACGGCGCCTACGGGCTGCCCGCGCTGCCGCCCGAGGGCGAGAAGTCCCGCCCCGGTGTCCATGGCGTCCTGGACGGGCTGCGGTTCCTGACCGGTCACCGTGCGGTACGCGGCGCGCTGCTGGTCGACCTGGCCGCCACCGTGCTGGCGATGCCGGCCAGTCTGTTCCCGCTCGTCAACGAGGAACGCTTCGGCGGCGACCCGCGCACGCTCGGTCTGTTCCTGTCCGCGCTCGCCGTCGGAGGAGTGGCGGCGACCGCCCTCTCCGGGCCGGTCACCCGGCTCGCCCGCCCCGGCCCGGTGATGCTCTGCTCCGCGGGCGTCTGGGGCGCGGCCCTCGCCCTCTTCGGCCTGACGACCAGCGCCTGGGCGGGCCTGGGCATGCTGGCGGTGGCCGGTGCGGCGGACTCGGTGGCCGTGCTGTCCCGGGCCACGATCGTGCAGACCCGCACCCCGGACTCCCTGCTGGGCCGGGTGACGGCGGCCGAGGCGATCGTCGGCCAGGCGGGCCCCAACCTCGGCAACCTGCGCGGCGGTGTGGTGGCCGGCTGGACCTCGGGCACGACCGCGCTGATCACCGGCGGCCTGATGTGCCTGGCGGCGGTCACCGCGGTGGGGACGACGACTCCGGAGCTGCGCGGCGCCCGTGCGGGCGGCACGGATCCGCAGACCCCGGGCCGGCCGGCCGCCGAGTCCGCCGCACCGGTCACCCCACCGGCCACCGCGCCGCCCGCTACCGCACCGTGA